Part of the Chloroflexi bacterium ADurb.Bin180 genome is shown below.
CTCTGCATAGACGCTCACGCGCTGCTTGTCACGCGTGACGTTCTCAAACTTGACGTAGCCATCGGCTGTGGCAAAGATGGTGTGGTCCTTGCCGAGATCGACGTTGGCACCGGGCAGGAATCTCGTTCCACGTTGCCGAACGAGGATGGTGCCAATGGTCACCTGCTCGCCCTCAAAGCGCTTGATGCCCAGTCGCTTGGATTCGCTGTCTCTGCCCTGGCGGTTACCGCTGCCTGTCTTCTTCTTGGCCATGATGAACCCCTACTCTGTAATCTCGTCGATGTGCAGGCGCGTGAAAGACTGACGCCAGCCGCGCTTGACACGATAGCGCTGCTTGGGCATATAGTGCCAGATGATCGCCTTGCGCTTGAGACCGTGGCTGACCACGGTGGCCTTGACCGATGCGTCCTTGACCGTGGGCTGGCCGACCTTGACCCTGTCGCCTTCGCCCACCATCAGAATCTGCTCCAGCGTCACGGTCTGACCCGGCTCGGCGTCCAAACGCTCGACATCGATGGTCTGGCCGACCTGAACCCGGAATTGTTTCCCTCCGCTCGCAACAACAGCGTACATGGAGATATACCTCC
Proteins encoded:
- the rpmA gene encoding 50S ribosomal protein L27 translates to MAKKKTGSGNRQGRDSESKRLGIKRFEGEQVTIGTILVRQRGTRFLPGANVDLGKDHTIFATADGYVKFENVTRDKQRVSVYAERQ
- the rplU gene encoding 50S ribosomal protein L21; translation: MYAVVASGGKQFRVQVGQTIDVERLDAEPGQTVTLEQILMVGEGDRVKVGQPTVKDASVKATVVSHGLKRKAIIWHYMPKQRYRVKRGWRQSFTRLHIDEITE